The sequence below is a genomic window from Rhodococcus sp. 4CII.
TCAACTCGGGGGCGATGATCCAGAACATCGTCGACCGCGCCAAGAAGTACGCGATCAAGTCGGTGCTCGACACCGGTGCCCCGGGCCTGCGGGTCCAGCACCTGTTCGACTCCATCGTCGACGAGTTCTCCGAGAACGAGGATCTGCCGAACACCACCAATCCCGACGACTGGGCCCGGATCTCGGGCAAGAAGGGTGAGCGGATCGTCTACATCCGCACGCTGGTCACCGGTAAGAACGCGAGCGCGAGCCGCGCCATCGACACCGAATCCAACACGGGCCAGTACCTGTAGGCCGCTCACTGCCACCTGCGCGGCGGGACTCGAATCGAGTTCCCGCCGTGCAGGTCAGCCGTCGCGCCGGTGGTCCAGGGCGATGAGGTAGTCCTCCAGGAGAGCCCGGGTGTCCGGGACGAACGGCCACTGCGGGTCACGCAGATGTGCGACCAGTTCGTGGGGCGTCCACCACCAGCCGGCCGCGATCTCGCTGGCCTGGTGCACCACCGGCCCGTCCCAGCGCGTCTCGTAGGCGTACAGGTGGCAGCGGAGCCGCAGTCCGTGCCACCGTCCGTCCCACGCCACCTGCGCGATGGGGGTGAGCGCGACTCCGGCGATGCCGAGTTCTTCCGCCAGTTCGCGGGTCGCGGCCTCCTCCGCGGTCTCCCCGGGATCGACCACCCCGCCCGCGAGGCAGTCGTGCTGTCCGGCGAACACGGTCTTCGTGTCCGAGCGTCTGTGCACGTAGAGCCGCCGGCCGTCACCGGAGCGGACCAGGACCCCGGCGCTGGCGTGCCACAACCCCTCGGCGTAGACCCGGGAACGCTCGGCGGTACCGGCCGGTCGGCCCGCGCTGTCGAACACCGCCACCACTTCGTCCGCGCCGGGCGGGGTGTTCGGGACGGAATCCATGCGTCGATCCTGCCAGTACCCCGTCGGGGGCCGGTACCGTCGTGGGTGGTTGCTCGTTCCGGTGCCGAAGGGGTCCGAGATCATGGCGTTGCCGCGTTCGATCGCCCGGTTCAACCGGGTGGTCACCAATCAGGTGAGCCGTCACGTCGCGACGATCCTGCCGGGCTTCGCCGTCGTCGAGCACCGGGGCCGGAAGTCGGGCACGGCGTATCGCACACCCGTCAACGTGTTCGTCGTGGACGGCCGCTACCGGTTCGCGCTCACGTACGGCGCCCGGAGTGACTGGGTGCGCAACGTGGTGGCGGCGGGCGGGTGCACCATCGAGACGCGCCGACGCACCATCACCCTGACCGACCCGAGAATCGTCACCGACAGCACCCATGCCTGGGCTCCCACCGGGGTCCGAACGGTGCTCGGGGCGATCACAGCGGATCAGTACCTGGAGTGTTCGCCGGCCTGACCGCGCGACGCGAACGGCTCGCGCGGCAGGAGTGTGCCGCCGGGCGAGGGGACTGATCGCATAGGCTCGGCAGCATGCAGCGGATCATCGGTGTCGAAGTCGAGTATGGAATCTCCTCACCCAGCGAGCCTTCGGCCAATCCGATCTTGACGTCCACCCAGGCGGTGCTGGCCTACGCGGCCGCCGCGGGGGTGCCGCGTGCCAAGCGCACCCGATGGGACTACGAGGTGGAATCCCCGCTGCGCGATGCCCGTGGGTTCGACCTCGGCCGGCTGAGCGGCCCGGCGCCGGTGATCGACGCCGACGAGGTCGGCGCGGCCAACATGATCCTCACCAACGGCGCCCGTCTGTACGTCGATCACGCGCACCCCGAATACTCCGCCCCCGAGGTCACCGACCCCCTCGACGCCGTCATCTGGGACAAGGCCGGTGAACGCGTGATGGAGGCCGCCGCCCGGCACGCGTCGAGCGTTCCCGGTGCCCCACGACTGCAGCTGTACAAGAACAACGTGGACGGCAAGGGCGCGTCGTACGGCACCCACGAGAACTACCTGATGTCGCGGGCGACGCCGTTCTCCGCGGTGATCAACGGCCTGACGCCGTTCTTCGCGTCCCGTCAGGTGATCTGCGGGTCGGGTCGCGTCGGAATCGGGCAGTCCGGCGACGAGGCCGGCTTCCAGCTGTCCCAGCGCGCCGACTACATCGAGGTCGAGGTCGGGCTCGAGACCACGCTCAAGCGCGGCATCATCAATACCCGCGACGAACCCCACGCCGACGCCGACAAGTACCGACGCCTCCACGTCATCATCGGCGACGCGAACCTCGCCGAGATGTCGACGTATCTGAAGGTCGGGACCACGGCGATGGTCCTCGATCTGATCGAGGCCGGTGTCGACCTCACCGACCTGCAACTGGCCCGGCCGGTGACGGCCGTGCACCACATCAGCCACGATCCGACGCTGCGCGCCACGGTCGCGCTGGCCGACGGCCGGGAATTGACCGGGCTTGCGTTGCAGCGGATCTACCTGGATCGCGTCGACAAGTTCATGTCCGCGGAGGGCAACGACGACCCCCGCGTGGCCGACCTGCTGGAAAAGTGGGCGATGGTGCTCGACCTTCTCGAGCGCGACCCGATGGAATGCGCCCACCTGCTGGACTGGCCGGCCAAGCTGCGCCTGCTCGAGGGGTTCCGGAACAGGGAGGGGCTCAACTGGTCCGCGCCGCGGCTGCATCTCGTCGACCTGCAGTACTCGGACGTCCGTCTCGACAAGGGGCTCTACAACCGGCTCGTTGCGCGCGGGTCGATGGAGCGCCTCGTCTCCGAGCAGCAGGTGCTGGACGCGGTCGACACCCCGCCCACCGACACCCGCGCCTACTTCCGCGGCGAGTGCCTGCGCAAGTTCGGCGCAGACATCGCGGCGGCGAGCTGGGATTCGGTGATCTTCGATCTCGGGGGCGACTCCCTGGTGCGGATTCCCACGCTCGAGCCTCTGCGCGGCAGCAAGGCGCACGTAGGGGAGCTGCTGGAGTCGGTGGCGACGGCGAAAGAACTCGTCGACGAGCTCACGAACTGACCGAGCGACCGCTTC
It includes:
- a CDS encoding NUDIX domain-containing protein; the protein is MDSVPNTPPGADEVVAVFDSAGRPAGTAERSRVYAEGLWHASAGVLVRSGDGRRLYVHRRSDTKTVFAGQHDCLAGGVVDPGETAEEAATRELAEELGIAGVALTPIAQVAWDGRWHGLRLRCHLYAYETRWDGPVVHQASEIAAGWWWTPHELVAHLRDPQWPFVPDTRALLEDYLIALDHRRDG
- a CDS encoding nitroreductase family deazaflavin-dependent oxidoreductase, producing the protein MALPRSIARFNRVVTNQVSRHVATILPGFAVVEHRGRKSGTAYRTPVNVFVVDGRYRFALTYGARSDWVRNVVAAGGCTIETRRRTITLTDPRIVTDSTHAWAPTGVRTVLGAITADQYLECSPA
- the dop gene encoding depupylase/deamidase Dop, coding for MQRIIGVEVEYGISSPSEPSANPILTSTQAVLAYAAAAGVPRAKRTRWDYEVESPLRDARGFDLGRLSGPAPVIDADEVGAANMILTNGARLYVDHAHPEYSAPEVTDPLDAVIWDKAGERVMEAAARHASSVPGAPRLQLYKNNVDGKGASYGTHENYLMSRATPFSAVINGLTPFFASRQVICGSGRVGIGQSGDEAGFQLSQRADYIEVEVGLETTLKRGIINTRDEPHADADKYRRLHVIIGDANLAEMSTYLKVGTTAMVLDLIEAGVDLTDLQLARPVTAVHHISHDPTLRATVALADGRELTGLALQRIYLDRVDKFMSAEGNDDPRVADLLEKWAMVLDLLERDPMECAHLLDWPAKLRLLEGFRNREGLNWSAPRLHLVDLQYSDVRLDKGLYNRLVARGSMERLVSEQQVLDAVDTPPTDTRAYFRGECLRKFGADIAAASWDSVIFDLGGDSLVRIPTLEPLRGSKAHVGELLESVATAKELVDELTN